A part of Chanodichthys erythropterus isolate Z2021 chromosome 4, ASM2448905v1, whole genome shotgun sequence genomic DNA contains:
- the rdh14b gene encoding retinol dehydrogenase 14b, producing MSAAVVLAAVLGGGVLFIARRIFCRRKALKLLSYPAGLMRGKTVIVTGANCGIGKATAAELLKLQARVIMACRDRQRAEEAAQDIKNQAGPNQGEIVIKHLDLASLQSVHSFCEDVIREEPRIDVLINNAGLYQCPYSRTEEGYEMQLGVNYLGHFLLTHLLLDLLKQSAPSRIVVVSSKLYKYGSINFEDLNSEQNYNKAFCYSQSKLANLLFTRELARRLDGTGVSVNALTPGIVRTRLGRHVNIPVLIKPLFLLVSWLFFKSPLEGAQTPLYLACSPEVEGVSGKCFANCKEEQLLSKATDDHTAKRLWDLSESMVGLRR from the exons ATGTCGGCAGCAGTAGTTTTAGCCGCTGTCCTCGGCGGTGGGGTTCTCTTCATTGCCCGGAGAATATTCTGCAGGCGGAAAGCGCTGAAATTACTGAGTTACCCAGCGGGTCTGATGCGCGGAAAGACTGTGATAGTGACCGGGGCGAACTGCGGCATCGGGAAGGCGACGGCAGCGGAGCTACTGAAGCTGCAGGCCCGTGTCATCATGGCCTGTCGGGACAGGCAGAGGGCTGAGGAGGCGGCCCAGGACATCAAGAATCAAGCCGGTCCGAATCAGGGAGAGATCGTGATCAAACACTTGGACCTCGCGTCGCTGCAGTCCGTGCACAGCTTCTGCGAGGACGTTATCAGG GAGGAGCCAAGGATTGATGTCCTTATCAACAATGCTGGTCTCTACCAGTGTCCCTACAGTAGGACAGAAGAGGGTTATGAAATGCAGCTGGGAGTGAACTACCTGGGTCACTTCCTTCTGACACATCTCCTGCTTGACCTCCTGAAGCAGTCGGCTCCCAGCCGTATCGTTGTGGTTTCCTCCAAACTCTACAAGTATGGCAGCATCAACTTCGAGGACTTGAATAGCGAACAGAATTACAACAAAGCATTTTGCTACAGCCAGAGCAAGCTTGCCAACCTACTGTTCACTCGCGAGCTGGCCCGCAGGCTGGATGGGACTGGGGTATCTGTAAATGCCCTCACTCCGGGTATCGTAAGGACCAGATTGGGCCGGCACGTCAACATCCCTGTGCTGATCAAGCCTCTTTTCTTGCTGGTCTCTTGGTTGTTCTTCAAAAGCCCACTGGAGGGTGCTCAGACCCCACTATACCTGGCATGCTCGCCTGAAGTTGAGGGTGTGTCTGGAAAATGCTTTGCTAATTGTAAAGAAGAACAATTGCTATCTAAAGCCACAGATGACCATACTGCCAAACGGCTGTGGGACCTGAGTGAAAGCATGGTGGGTCTTAGAAGGTGA
- the crip2l gene encoding cysteine-rich protein 2-like isoform X2, whose product MSLQKGGEAEKVTSLGKDWHKFCLKCERCNKTLNPGGHAEHDGKPYCHKPCYAALYGPKGVNIGGAGSYVYDTPANDDTAPVSMETKPKTEEKKATRGPVKAASFSSFSGEPNICPRCNKTVYFAEKVSSLGKDWHRPCLRCERCSKTLAPGSHAEHDGQPYCHKPCYAVLFGPKGVNTGGVGSYIYEDPNTESQS is encoded by the exons atgtcattgCAAAAGGGAGGGGAAG CGGAGAAAGTGACATCTCTGGGGAAAGACTGGCACAAATTCTGTCTGAAATGTGAACGCTGTAACAAGACCCTGAATCCAGGAGGACATGCAGAG CATGATGGGAAGCCATACTGCCACAAGCCATGCTATGCTGCCCTCTATGGACCAAAAG GTGTGAATATTGGTGGGGCGGGATCATATGTCTATGACACACCTGCCAACGATGATACTGCCCCTGTTTCCATGGAAACCAAACCCAAGACTGAAGAGAAAAAGGCTACCAGGGGTCCAGTGAAGG CTGCAAGTTTCAGTTCGTTCTCTGGTGAGCCGAACATCTGCCCAAGGTGCAACAAAACAGTGTACTTTG CTGAAAAGGTCAGTTCCCTGGGTAAAGACTGGCACAGACCCTGTCTGCGCTGTGAGAGGTGCAGTAAGACTCTGGCTCCAGGCAGCCATGCAGAG CATGATGGCCAGCCCTACTGCCATAAACCCTGTTATGCTGTTCTCTTTGGGCCAAAAG GAGTTAATACCGGAGGTGTTGGCAGTTACATATACGAGGACCCAAACACTGAAAGCCAGTCCTAA
- the crip2l gene encoding cysteine-rich protein 2-like isoform X1, protein MASKCPKCDKTVYFAEKVTSLGKDWHKFCLKCERCNKTLNPGGHAEHDGKPYCHKPCYAALYGPKGVNIGGAGSYVYDTPANDDTAPVSMETKPKTEEKKATRGPVKAASFSSFSGEPNICPRCNKTVYFAEKVSSLGKDWHRPCLRCERCSKTLAPGSHAEHDGQPYCHKPCYAVLFGPKGVNTGGVGSYIYEDPNTESQS, encoded by the exons ATGGCATCAAAATGCCCCAAATGTGACAAAACTGTTTATTTTG CGGAGAAAGTGACATCTCTGGGGAAAGACTGGCACAAATTCTGTCTGAAATGTGAACGCTGTAACAAGACCCTGAATCCAGGAGGACATGCAGAG CATGATGGGAAGCCATACTGCCACAAGCCATGCTATGCTGCCCTCTATGGACCAAAAG GTGTGAATATTGGTGGGGCGGGATCATATGTCTATGACACACCTGCCAACGATGATACTGCCCCTGTTTCCATGGAAACCAAACCCAAGACTGAAGAGAAAAAGGCTACCAGGGGTCCAGTGAAGG CTGCAAGTTTCAGTTCGTTCTCTGGTGAGCCGAACATCTGCCCAAGGTGCAACAAAACAGTGTACTTTG CTGAAAAGGTCAGTTCCCTGGGTAAAGACTGGCACAGACCCTGTCTGCGCTGTGAGAGGTGCAGTAAGACTCTGGCTCCAGGCAGCCATGCAGAG CATGATGGCCAGCCCTACTGCCATAAACCCTGTTATGCTGTTCTCTTTGGGCCAAAAG GAGTTAATACCGGAGGTGTTGGCAGTTACATATACGAGGACCCAAACACTGAAAGCCAGTCCTAA
- the crip2l gene encoding cysteine-rich protein 2-like isoform X3: METKPKTEEKKATRGPVKAASFSSFSGEPNICPRCNKTVYFAEKVSSLGKDWHRPCLRCERCSKTLAPGSHAEHDGQPYCHKPCYAVLFGPKGVNTGGVGSYIYEDPNTESQS, from the exons ATGGAAACCAAACCCAAGACTGAAGAGAAAAAGGCTACCAGGGGTCCAGTGAAGG CTGCAAGTTTCAGTTCGTTCTCTGGTGAGCCGAACATCTGCCCAAGGTGCAACAAAACAGTGTACTTTG CTGAAAAGGTCAGTTCCCTGGGTAAAGACTGGCACAGACCCTGTCTGCGCTGTGAGAGGTGCAGTAAGACTCTGGCTCCAGGCAGCCATGCAGAG CATGATGGCCAGCCCTACTGCCATAAACCCTGTTATGCTGTTCTCTTTGGGCCAAAAG GAGTTAATACCGGAGGTGTTGGCAGTTACATATACGAGGACCCAAACACTGAAAGCCAGTCCTAA